Proteins encoded in a region of the Rhodococcus sp. SBT000017 genome:
- a CDS encoding phosphatidylinositol mannoside acyltransferase: protein MNLSDRASDAGYAAGWRLVRSLPEPVARRLFDRGADFASNRNGGPDQLRRNLARVLGTTPAEVPDELIRDSVRSYARYWREAFRLPSMDLAAQAAVIDRCVNGKEHLEGALAAGKGVVLALPHSGNWDMAGMWLVRTHGGLSTVAERLKPESLYQRFVAYRESLGFEIFPLSGGEQPPLLALSERLRQNKVVCLLGERDLAKHGVPVTFFGEPTRMPAGAAKLAIDTGATLLPVHGYFDGDGWGFDISPAVDVSAGVGPATQTLADHFAAGIRAHPADWHMLQPLWMSDWSAERRARIEGA from the coding sequence GTGAATCTCTCCGACAGAGCGAGCGACGCGGGCTACGCGGCCGGTTGGCGACTGGTCCGGTCTCTGCCCGAGCCAGTGGCACGACGCCTGTTCGATCGCGGAGCCGACTTCGCGTCGAACCGCAACGGTGGGCCGGATCAGCTGCGTCGCAATCTCGCTCGCGTCCTGGGGACCACTCCCGCCGAGGTGCCCGACGAGCTGATACGCGACAGTGTTCGCTCCTACGCCCGGTATTGGCGCGAGGCGTTTCGGTTGCCGTCGATGGATCTGGCTGCGCAGGCCGCGGTCATCGATCGGTGTGTGAACGGCAAGGAACATCTCGAAGGTGCCCTCGCGGCCGGCAAGGGAGTGGTGCTGGCGCTGCCGCACAGTGGCAATTGGGACATGGCCGGAATGTGGCTGGTGCGCACGCACGGTGGGCTCTCGACCGTCGCCGAACGGCTGAAGCCGGAATCTCTGTACCAGCGATTCGTCGCCTATCGGGAGAGCCTGGGCTTCGAGATCTTTCCGCTCAGCGGCGGTGAGCAGCCTCCCCTGCTCGCACTGTCCGAGAGGCTGCGCCAGAACAAGGTCGTCTGCCTGCTCGGCGAGCGAGACCTCGCCAAGCACGGAGTGCCGGTCACCTTCTTCGGCGAACCGACCCGGATGCCCGCGGGCGCCGCGAAACTCGCGATCGACACCGGAGCGACGCTGCTGCCGGTGCACGGCTATTTCGACGGCGACGGCTGGGGATTCGACATCTCGCCCGCAGTGGACGTCTCGGCCGGAGTCGGGCCTGCCACCCAGACGTTGGCCGATCATTTCGCTGCCGGAATCCGAGCCCATCCGGCGGACTGGCACATGCTGCAACCGCTGTGGATGAGCGACTGGTCGGCCGAGCGACGCGCCCGAATCGAGGGCGCGTGA
- the pgsA gene encoding phosphatidylinositol phosphate synthase, translating into MLSIFGRAPVSKVTAPLGRALNSTGLTPNSVTIIGTVVTVTAAVTMYPAGYLWWGSVVITLFVLFDMLDGAMARARGGGTKYGAVLDATCDRVADGAIFGGLAWWAVYSEQDKPLLVATLICLVTSQVISYAKARAEASGLSADGGWIERPDRLVIVLVGAGSTGVGRHFDIPWLDSVIYPAMWILAALSIVTVLQRVLAVRGSEGARDIIVPPVAPASDDGDVAAS; encoded by the coding sequence GTGCTGAGCATTTTCGGCCGTGCGCCGGTCTCGAAGGTGACCGCCCCGCTCGGGCGCGCCCTCAACAGCACCGGGCTCACCCCCAACTCGGTGACGATCATCGGCACCGTCGTCACCGTCACGGCGGCGGTGACGATGTACCCCGCCGGATACCTGTGGTGGGGTTCGGTCGTCATCACCCTGTTCGTGTTGTTCGACATGCTCGACGGTGCCATGGCGCGGGCTCGGGGCGGTGGCACCAAGTACGGTGCGGTCCTCGACGCCACGTGCGATCGAGTGGCCGACGGTGCGATCTTCGGCGGATTGGCCTGGTGGGCGGTGTATTCCGAGCAGGACAAGCCGCTGCTGGTGGCCACCCTGATCTGCCTGGTCACCTCCCAGGTGATCTCCTACGCCAAGGCGCGCGCCGAGGCCAGCGGACTCTCGGCCGACGGTGGTTGGATCGAACGCCCCGATCGCCTGGTCATCGTTCTCGTCGGTGCCGGGTCGACCGGCGTCGGACGGCATTTCGACATTCCGTGGCTGGACAGCGTGATCTACCCGGCAATGTGGATCCTTGCCGCCCTGAGCATCGTGACAGTACTCCAGCGCGTTCTCGCGGTTCGCGGATCCGAGGGTGCTCGCGACATCATCGTGCCTCCGGTGGCACCGGCATCCGACGACGGCGACGTGGCCGCGTCGTGA
- a CDS encoding HIT domain-containing protein, with the protein MSEQDESIVATGAGEPDRLQRLWTPHRMSYIAEAPQGSAKSNEPFSDIPKMSDEDGLVVARGESVYAVLNLYPYNPGHAMIVPYRRVAALEDLTPAESAELMAFTQQMIRVIKRVSRPHGFNVGLNLGAAAGGSLAEHLHQHIVPRWGGDANFITVISGAKVMPQLLRDTRALLASAWNE; encoded by the coding sequence ATGTCGGAACAGGACGAGTCGATCGTCGCCACCGGGGCCGGTGAGCCCGATCGGTTGCAGCGACTGTGGACGCCGCACCGGATGTCCTACATCGCCGAGGCTCCCCAGGGCTCGGCGAAGTCGAACGAGCCCTTCTCCGACATTCCCAAGATGAGCGACGAGGACGGTCTGGTCGTCGCACGAGGCGAATCGGTGTACGCGGTACTCAACCTGTATCCGTACAACCCCGGCCACGCGATGATCGTGCCGTACCGCCGCGTTGCGGCACTGGAAGATCTCACGCCCGCGGAGAGCGCCGAGTTGATGGCGTTCACGCAGCAGATGATCCGCGTCATCAAGCGCGTGTCGCGTCCGCACGGGTTCAACGTCGGACTCAACCTCGGCGCTGCCGCGGGCGGGTCGCTGGCCGAGCACCTGCACCAGCACATCGTGCCCCGATGGGGCGGCGACGCGAACTTCATCACCGTGATCAGCGGCGCAAAAGTCATGCCGCAGTTGCTCCGCGACACACGGGCCCTGCTCGCGTCGGCCTGGAACGAATGA
- the thrS gene encoding threonine--tRNA ligase yields MPVVAAVSPARIMVPAGTTAGTALRDTGLPNKGPDAVVVVRDPDGKLRDLSWAPEGDTEVEPVPANTEDGRSVIRHSAAHVLAQAVQELFPDAKLGIGPFIKDGFYYDFDVQQPFTPEDLTALEKKMKQIVKAGQRFSRRVYESVEQAREELANEPYKLELIDDKSGIDDPEVMEVGGGELTAYDNLNPRTGERIWGDLCRGPHIPTTKYVPAFKLTRSSAAYWRGNQDNAGLQRIYGTAWESTEALDAHLELLAEAERRDHRKLGSELDLFSFPDELGSGLPVFHPKGGVIRNELENYSRQRHIEEGYEFVNTPHITKGHLYEVSGHLDWYRDGMFPAMHLDAELDENGDVRKPGQDYYLKPMNCPMHNLIFRSRGRSYRELPLRLFEFGSVYRYEKSGVIHGLTRVRGMTQDDAHIFCTREQMRGELTSTLEFVLGLLKDYGLDDFYLELSTRNPEKSVGSDEVWEEATNTLAEVAAASGLNLVPDPGGAAFYGPKISVQAKDALGRTWQMSTIQLDFNLPERFELEYTGSGGTKERPVMIHRALFGSIERFFGVLTEHYAGAFPAWLAPVQVVGIPVAEVYQDHLFAVVNELKKRGVRAEVDASDDRMQKKIFNQTAQKVPFMLLAGERDVEAGAVSFRFRDGTQVNGVPVAQAIAIVTDWISQRNNASPTAELVQTEPAGVS; encoded by the coding sequence ATGCCCGTTGTCGCCGCCGTTTCGCCCGCCCGCATCATGGTGCCGGCAGGAACGACGGCAGGTACGGCGCTCCGCGACACCGGCCTGCCGAACAAGGGACCCGACGCCGTCGTCGTGGTGCGCGATCCCGACGGCAAGCTCCGTGACCTGTCGTGGGCACCGGAGGGCGACACCGAGGTCGAGCCCGTTCCGGCGAACACCGAGGACGGACGAAGCGTCATCAGGCACTCGGCTGCGCACGTGTTGGCGCAGGCCGTTCAGGAGCTCTTTCCCGACGCCAAGCTGGGCATCGGACCGTTCATCAAGGACGGCTTCTACTACGACTTCGATGTGCAGCAGCCGTTCACTCCCGAGGATCTGACGGCACTCGAGAAGAAGATGAAGCAGATCGTCAAAGCCGGACAGCGGTTCTCGCGTCGGGTGTACGAGTCGGTGGAGCAGGCCCGCGAGGAGTTGGCGAACGAGCCGTACAAGCTCGAGCTGATCGACGACAAGTCCGGCATCGACGATCCCGAGGTCATGGAGGTCGGTGGGGGAGAGCTCACCGCCTACGACAACCTCAATCCCCGGACCGGCGAGCGCATCTGGGGCGATCTGTGCCGCGGACCGCACATCCCCACCACCAAGTACGTGCCCGCGTTCAAGCTCACCCGCAGTTCGGCTGCGTACTGGCGCGGTAATCAGGACAACGCCGGCCTGCAGCGCATCTACGGAACGGCATGGGAGTCCACCGAAGCGCTCGATGCGCATCTCGAGCTGCTGGCCGAGGCGGAGCGCCGCGATCACCGCAAGCTCGGGTCCGAGCTGGACCTGTTCAGCTTCCCCGACGAGCTGGGCTCCGGTCTTCCGGTGTTCCATCCGAAGGGTGGGGTGATCCGGAACGAGCTGGAGAACTACTCGCGCCAGCGGCACATCGAAGAGGGCTACGAGTTCGTCAACACCCCGCACATCACCAAGGGCCATCTGTACGAGGTCTCGGGTCACCTCGATTGGTATCGGGACGGCATGTTCCCGGCGATGCACCTGGACGCCGAACTCGACGAGAACGGCGATGTCCGCAAGCCCGGCCAGGACTACTACCTCAAGCCGATGAACTGCCCGATGCACAACCTGATCTTCCGTTCCCGTGGCCGCTCGTACCGCGAACTGCCGTTGCGCCTGTTCGAGTTCGGTTCGGTCTACCGCTACGAGAAGTCCGGTGTCATCCACGGTCTGACCCGCGTGCGCGGTATGACCCAGGACGACGCGCACATCTTCTGCACCCGCGAGCAGATGCGCGGCGAGCTCACCAGCACCCTCGAGTTCGTTCTCGGGCTGCTCAAGGACTACGGCCTCGACGACTTCTACCTCGAACTCTCCACTCGCAACCCGGAGAAGTCGGTCGGTAGCGACGAGGTCTGGGAAGAAGCGACCAACACCCTCGCCGAGGTGGCGGCGGCGTCGGGCCTGAACCTGGTGCCCGATCCGGGTGGGGCTGCGTTCTACGGACCGAAGATCTCGGTGCAGGCCAAGGATGCGCTGGGGCGTACCTGGCAGATGTCGACCATTCAGCTCGACTTCAACCTGCCCGAACGCTTCGAGCTCGAATACACCGGCTCGGGCGGAACCAAGGAGCGACCGGTGATGATTCACCGCGCGCTGTTCGGTTCCATCGAGCGCTTCTTCGGGGTGCTCACCGAGCATTACGCGGGCGCGTTCCCGGCGTGGCTCGCACCGGTCCAGGTCGTCGGCATCCCGGTTGCCGAGGTGTACCAGGACCACCTGTTCGCGGTGGTGAACGAGCTGAAGAAGCGTGGTGTGCGCGCCGAGGTCGATGCCAGTGACGACCGGATGCAGAAGAAGATCTTCAACCAGACCGCACAGAAGGTCCCCTTCATGCTTCTCGCAGGCGAACGCGACGTCGAAGCCGGTGCCGTGAGTTTCCGATTCCGGGACGGCACGCAGGTCAACGGCGTCCCCGTGGCTCAGGCCATCGCTATCGTCACCGACTGGATCTCTCAGCGCAACAACGCATCACCGACCGCCGAGCTCGTGCAGACCGAACCCGCAGGAGTGAGCTGA